In Ignavibacteriales bacterium, the genomic window CGACTCTTATTTTTCGACCGAATGAGCCGGTTCTAATTCTTTGATCACATCGGTAACAAACGAAATAGCATATACAGCAAAACCGTTAGAGCGAGTTGTCAGCATAATCTGATGTTCGCCATACACACGATTTTTGACGATATTGTATACGCGCGCATCATTAACAACAAAATAACTTTTCCCTTCTTCATCGTATCGAATATCTACTCCTTTGTCACCTCTAGAAATCGGCATACCATCTTGAACTACAAACACTTGGAAACCTTTCTCCCCTTCAGGTTTTATAACCGCATCAACCTCTTTGGCTTGATAAAGAAATGTAAGATATCCGCCTCCCGGATCAGTTGTATTTAACTTTAAATAATTTCTATCATTAAACCAGTCACCCTCCAAATATAATCTGCCATCAACATGATATCGCGGATCCTTGTAATGAATTGTAGATTCCGGTGAATACCCCTCAACATTTCCAATCGTTCCCCGTTGCCACCCCGTTAGAATTTCGGGCGTTTCTCGGTAGCAAATTACACCCGGTCGGTCTGTTTCTCTTATCGGCTCCATCACTATTGGCAGATCAATATCATAATTTATCCCTGCCAGCAGAGATTGAATAGCATGTTCAAAATTCTGATATTGCCCTTCTCCCGGATGTACATATCTGATAAATCCGTTCTTGTCGACCAATATTTTTGTTGGCCAATTAGTCGAGCGAAATCCGTTCCAAATTAAATAATCATTATCCATTACAACCGGATATTTTATATTTAATTTATCGACTGCCTTTCTAACATTAATTGGATCTCTCGAGAATGGAAAACGAGGTGTATGAATCCCGATTAGAATTAAACCTGTATCTGAATAACGGATAAACCATTCATTGAGATATGATAATGTTCTTATACATTTCACACAAGTATAATCCCAGAAATCTATCAGTATAACATGACCGCGTAATGCACCAAGTGTTATAGGTTCACTGTTGAGCCAGTAATCACCGTAAATTTCAGGTACACGAAATTGCTGAGGCAATAGTTCCATATTCGATTAATAATTATCTAAAATAATATTGAGATTTTTATTTATAGGTTCAATAGACGTTGGTTCACGATGATAGGACGGTATGCATAAAGTCGAAGGTTTTCACAATTCATATCAAATATCTCAATTCTTATCCTTCATTCTTCATCCTTTATCCCTCCCAATTCATCCTTCCTCTTTCTGATCCCTTCAACCAAAACTACGAATTCTCCTTTTATTTTATTTATTGTAAAACGGTTACATAACTCCTCTGCCGTTCCGCGATATATTTGCTCATCCGGCATTGTTAAGTTGTATGCTATACATAATCTCCGCTCTGTCCCAAAAACTTTCGACATATCACTTAAGAGTTGCACAAGACGATACGGCGCATCAAGAAAGATAATCGTCCTTTCCTGAGATTTTAAGGAATGTAATTCACCTAAACGTATTTCTCTTTTCTGAGATAGAAAGCCATAAAAGAAAAATTCGTTTGTTGCAAACCCAGATAAAATAAGCGCAGGCACTATTGAGGATGCGCCAGGAATTGGAATGATATTTATATTATTTTCGATCGCCATTTTCACTAATGTTTGTCCGGGGTCGGAGAACACCGGAGTTCCTGCATCGGAGATGAGAGCTACATTTTTCTCGTGTTTCAGGTAACTGATGATTCGTGCGCTCGATTCATTCTCATTATGCTCATTCAATATTTCAGCTATCTTTTCAGGAACATCATAGCGAGACATCAACCTTCTTCCTTCACGATGTTCTTCGTACACAATAAGATCAACTTCTTTCAAAATTCTTAATGCACGAAATGTAATATCGTCCCAATTCCCTATAGGTGTTGCGACAAGATAAAGTATTCCACTCATGAAGAAATATTTTCCGATATTGATATCGCTATCTTCTTATCTTTCCATAACTTAACCGACATGATAATGATAGCGGTTGTAGGCACTGCGATTAATAATCCTACAAATCCAAAAAAGTGTGAGAAAATAAATAGTGAGATAATTAATAATACCGGATGAAGTCCAACTTTTTCACCGATGATTTTAGGAGCAAGTATTGTATTTTCAAAAATCTTTTGTGAAAGATACATAATTATAACTCCTATTACCCTTCCAGTCATTGGATCTCCGCTGAACATCGCCGCGAGTGTCGCTACAATCATACTGATAATCAAACCTACGTATGGTATAAAATCTAGCAAAGCGGTCATGATTCCCAGAACCAACGCGTACTTTACTCCCAATAAAGATAGAACAATAGTAGAAATAATACCTTGTATGATCGCAACTATTATTGCACCCCTTAGATAATCACTTAATACTTCATCTACCTTAATAAAATAGTTGATTATTTTTTGTTTCTGACTCTCAGGTATAAATGATTGAACGGTATCCAATACATCTGGAAAATCTTTTAAAAGATAAAATGCGACAAACGGTATTATAACAATATTTAGAAGTTGTGTGATAATAATCGATATGCTGGATATGAGACCAAACGCTCCTTCGAAAAGTGATTTCAATATTGATTCAAGTCTGGAAGGAAGTTCTTTTTCAAGGATTTCTCGAAGTGATTCGACGGGAAATCCGGCTTGTCGTAACAAATCAAAGAGTGTACCTTGCTTCAACGAATCAACCGTGTTCAGAACGAAACCGGAGATATTTCCTATCATACTCTGAAACTGATTTAGTACAATTGGCATCGCGATGATAAAGAAAAGAATTATAGCTCCCACGAGGCCGGACATAATGACAATTGAGGAGAGCCAACGCGGGATATTTTTCTTTTCAAGACGATTTACCATCGGATTTAAAATGTATGCTAATATAAAAGCGATGATAAAGGGAATCAATACACCTATCAGCGTGCTTGATAACCAAATAATAAATATTATCGTGGTTAACCAGATTAATCTTCTAACATATTCATTTTGACGAAATGGAAATAAGAGGAATAATACAGCACCGAAAAGAACAAACGGAGAAAGAAAGGGTATCGTCAGATAGATCAATAGAAAAAGAAATGCAACACCGGCTATTAAGAAAATAGTCGCGAAAGTTTTATTAATACTTTCTTTATTTTCAATATCCTTCAAGTTCATCTCTCACTTACCTGTATGGCCGAAACCTCCTGAACCACGTTTTGTTTCGTCAAGCGACTCTACTTCAATCCAATTTGCCTGCACAACAGGGGCAATAACCATTTGAGCGATCCTATCTCCCTTGTTAATCTTGAAATCTTCCTTGCCGAAATTAGTGAGTATCACTTTCACTTCGCCACGATAATCGGAATCAATAGTCCCCGGTGAGTTAAGAACACCGATTCCATATTTTACCGCAAGTCCGCTACGGGGTCTGATTTGTGCTTCATATCCCTGCGGGATTTCAATTATGAAACCTGTGGGTACTAATGCGGTTTCTCCTTTTTTTAAAACCAGATCTGAATCAATATTGGCACAGATATCCATTCCCGATGATCCTGATGTGGCATACGACGGTAAAGGTGTATTGTTGTTCTCCAGATTTACCCGTGAGATTCGAATGTTTATTTTTGAAATCGAATTCATTATTAAACTTTTTTATACTGTGATGTTTTATATTAGAATTTGATAAATATACAGAATTTTCTTGCCAATTCAATCTTTTTATTAATTAAAAAGCCGACTGATAGTCGGCTTTGTTTATTCTTATTTTATAACTTTGCTTGTTTTTAATTGAAGCGATGGTATCAATCTTTTCGCAAGCTCATACAACCCGAACATCGCACCAACATAGAATAGATCACCTATCACAGTGTTGCGGAAGAATGGTATTGCTGCAACGTAACAGGCGATAAGTCCGTCAACCGTGCGCGGATACAAATACATTGGTGAGTACCAAACGCCGAAATTAGTCACGATGAAGAAGACGATCGAGCCGGCAAGTGCGGCACCAATTGTTTTAATAATACTATTATTATTTCTTAACCATAAACCGATCAATCCGATTATAACAAAACTTGCATAAACCCAAATGATTTCCGAATGGAAACCGATGAAATAATCGCTTATTAGCATTGCAGCTATTGGGACAACAAAAGTATGTTTTTTATCGAGATAAACGGCACCGAATAATGCTATTGCGGTTATCGGAGAAATATTTGGCATATGCGGTAGCAAACGAGATAATGCTGCCAACAGAATTAATGCGAATGTGAAAATATATTTTGACATATTATTTCCTTACTGCTTATTTATTTTTTAATATTTGAATTATACTCATTTCATTTTTTGTATGCAAATAGATAACACTTTTAGATCGATAAATTCAGATTTAGATATAGCCCCCTTCCACGAGTAGAATACCCTTTTATTTCTCTGTATTTCGTGTTAAACAGATTTTCGATCTTTAAACCGGCATTGACATTGGGTGAGAAAAGATATTTTGCATAGAAATCTACTATCGAATAATCTTCGACAGGAATTGTACCTAGAGCGCCGTAGGGACCAAGATTTGAATCGTAATAAACATCTCCTCTTCGTCCAATATACTTTAAGTTGATGTC contains:
- a CDS encoding AI-2E family transporter, which encodes MNLKDIENKESINKTFATIFLIAGVAFLFLLIYLTIPFLSPFVLFGAVLFLLFPFRQNEYVRRLIWLTTIIFIIWLSSTLIGVLIPFIIAFILAYILNPMVNRLEKKNIPRWLSSIVIMSGLVGAIILFFIIAMPIVLNQFQSMIGNISGFVLNTVDSLKQGTLFDLLRQAGFPVESLREILEKELPSRLESILKSLFEGAFGLISSISIIITQLLNIVIIPFVAFYLLKDFPDVLDTVQSFIPESQKQKIINYFIKVDEVLSDYLRGAIIVAIIQGIISTIVLSLLGVKYALVLGIMTALLDFIPYVGLIISMIVATLAAMFSGDPMTGRVIGVIIMYLSQKIFENTILAPKIIGEKVGLHPVLLIISLFIFSHFFGFVGLLIAVPTTAIIIMSVKLWKDKKIAISISENISS
- a CDS encoding redoxin domain-containing protein, whose protein sequence is MELLPQQFRVPEIYGDYWLNSEPITLGALRGHVILIDFWDYTCVKCIRTLSYLNEWFIRYSDTGLILIGIHTPRFPFSRDPINVRKAVDKLNIKYPVVMDNDYLIWNGFRSTNWPTKILVDKNGFIRYVHPGEGQYQNFEHAIQSLLAGINYDIDLPIVMEPIRETDRPGVICYRETPEILTGWQRGTIGNVEGYSPESTIHYKDPRYHVDGRLYLEGDWFNDRNYLKLNTTDPGGGYLTFLYQAKEVDAVIKPEGEKGFQVFVVQDGMPISRGDKGVDIRYDEEGKSYFVVNDARVYNIVKNRVYGEHQIMLTTRSNGFAVYAISFVTDVIKELEPAHSVEK
- the dut gene encoding dUTP diphosphatase, with translation MNSISKINIRISRVNLENNNTPLPSYATSGSSGMDICANIDSDLVLKKGETALVPTGFIIEIPQGYEAQIRPRSGLAVKYGIGVLNSPGTIDSDYRGEVKVILTNFGKEDFKINKGDRIAQMVIAPVVQANWIEVESLDETKRGSGGFGHTGK
- the rsmI gene encoding 16S rRNA (cytidine(1402)-2'-O)-methyltransferase, with product MSGILYLVATPIGNWDDITFRALRILKEVDLIVYEEHREGRRLMSRYDVPEKIAEILNEHNENESSARIISYLKHEKNVALISDAGTPVFSDPGQTLVKMAIENNINIIPIPGASSIVPALILSGFATNEFFFYGFLSQKREIRLGELHSLKSQERTIIFLDAPYRLVQLLSDMSKVFGTERRLCIAYNLTMPDEQIYRGTAEELCNRFTINKIKGEFVVLVEGIRKRKDELGGIKDEE